Proteins from one Amycolatopsis benzoatilytica AK 16/65 genomic window:
- the boxC gene encoding 2,3-epoxybenzoyl-CoA dihydrolase: MTTTTPVTFERHPDAYRHWRLTVDGEVAWLEMDVDEQGGLVPGYELKLNSYDLGVDIEFYDATQRLRFEHPQVRAVIVTSAKDKVFCAGANIRMLAASPHEWKVNFCKFTNETRNGIEDATEFSGQRYLAAVNGSCAGGGYEIALACEKILLVDDNSSTVSLPEVPLLGVLPGTGGLTRVVDKRRVRRDLADVFATRPDGVKGRTAVDWRLVDELVPRVGFREKVLSRAHELAEESDRLPAEQGIELAPLEPSSTEDGIEYRHLRVAYDRANSLVTLTVLGPSGEPQLDGWLLRLTRELDDAILRLRTNEPELGTWVLRTEGDPAQVLAHEQVVLSGKDWLSNEILHYYKRTLKRLDVTSRTLIALIEPGSCFAGSLLELAFAADRQYLLDGPPIDDEDSPERATITLSEANFGAFPMGNGLSRLQSRFYGDDDHLAWLSRERDHALSAAEAVELGLVTDAPDDLDWEDEIRIALEGRASLSPDALTGMEANHRFVGPETIETKIFGRLTAWQNWIFTRPNASGPEGALRRYGTGQKAVFDRKRV; encoded by the coding sequence GTGACCACCACCACACCTGTCACGTTCGAGCGGCATCCAGACGCCTACCGGCACTGGCGACTGACCGTCGACGGCGAGGTCGCCTGGCTGGAGATGGATGTCGACGAGCAGGGCGGGCTCGTGCCCGGCTACGAGCTCAAGCTGAACTCCTACGACCTCGGCGTGGACATCGAGTTCTACGACGCCACCCAGCGGCTGCGGTTCGAACACCCGCAGGTCCGTGCGGTGATCGTGACCAGTGCCAAGGACAAGGTGTTCTGCGCCGGAGCCAACATCCGGATGCTGGCCGCGTCGCCGCACGAGTGGAAGGTGAACTTCTGCAAGTTCACCAACGAGACCCGCAACGGCATCGAGGACGCGACCGAGTTCTCCGGCCAGCGGTATCTCGCCGCGGTGAACGGCAGCTGTGCCGGCGGCGGTTACGAGATCGCGCTGGCCTGCGAAAAGATCCTGCTCGTGGACGACAACTCGTCCACCGTCTCGTTGCCCGAGGTGCCGCTACTCGGCGTGCTGCCCGGCACCGGCGGCCTGACCAGAGTGGTCGACAAGCGGCGCGTCCGCCGCGACCTCGCCGACGTGTTCGCCACCCGGCCGGACGGGGTGAAAGGCCGCACCGCGGTGGACTGGCGGCTGGTGGACGAGCTGGTGCCGCGCGTCGGGTTCCGCGAGAAGGTGCTGTCGCGGGCGCACGAGCTGGCCGAGGAATCCGACCGGCTGCCCGCCGAGCAGGGCATCGAGCTGGCCCCGCTGGAGCCGTCGAGCACCGAGGACGGGATCGAGTACCGGCACCTGCGCGTCGCGTACGACCGGGCGAACTCGCTGGTCACGCTCACCGTGCTGGGTCCGTCCGGCGAACCGCAGCTCGACGGCTGGCTGCTGCGGCTGACTCGCGAGCTGGACGACGCGATCCTGCGGTTGCGCACGAACGAACCGGAGCTGGGCACCTGGGTGCTGCGCACCGAAGGCGACCCGGCGCAGGTCCTGGCGCACGAGCAGGTCGTGCTGAGCGGGAAAGACTGGCTGAGCAACGAGATCCTGCACTACTACAAGCGCACGCTGAAGCGCCTCGACGTCACCAGCCGCACGTTGATCGCGTTGATCGAACCGGGCAGTTGCTTCGCCGGCAGTCTGCTGGAGCTGGCCTTCGCGGCCGACCGGCAGTACCTCCTGGACGGGCCGCCGATCGACGACGAGGATTCGCCGGAGCGCGCGACGATCACCCTGTCCGAAGCCAACTTCGGCGCCTTCCCGATGGGCAACGGCCTGTCCCGGCTCCAATCGCGGTTCTACGGCGACGACGACCACCTGGCCTGGCTGTCCCGCGAACGCGACCACGCGCTGAGTGCCGCCGAGGCGGTCGAACTCGGCCTGGTCACCGACGCGCCGGACGACCTCGACTGGGAGGACGAGATCCGGATCGCGCTGGAGGGCCGTGCGTCGCTGTCGCCGGACGCGCTCACCGGGATGGAGGCGAACCACCGGTTCGTCGGCCCGGAAACGATCGAGACCAAGATCTTCGGACGGCTCACCGCCTGGCAGAACTGGATCTTCACCCGACCGAACGCCTCCGGTCCCGAAGGCGCGCTGCGTCGCTACGGCACCGGCCAGAAGGCGGTCTTCGACAGGAAGCGGGTCTGA
- the boxB gene encoding benzoyl-CoA 2,3-epoxidase subunit BoxB: protein MPEKIDYDAKIPNNVHLADDRRLQRALEGWQPKFMNWWGEMGPTLETEGVYLRTAVSVGREGWAHFDHVNVPDYRWGIFLAERDPDRRIAFGEHAGDAVWQQVPGEYRADLQRLIVIQGDTEPASVEQQRLLGLTAPSLYDLRNLFQVNVEEGRHLWAMVYLLHAYFGREGRDEAEGLLLRNSGSPDAPRILGAFNEETADWLAFYMFTYFTDRDGKYQLGTLKESSFDPLSRTCEFMLKEEAHHMMVGTTGVDRVVQRSAELIREHDTYDIASHGGIPLDLIQRYLNFHYTVSLDLFGSETSTNAANYYTAGLKGRWQETRRKDDHKLTDDSRVLDRPRDDGTWTSEEMQAILLLNLDLRGEYTADCQTGVNRWNKILGDAGIDFRFALPHPGFNREVGINSGHHVTPDGSIVDEATWEAARHKWLPTAEDLTFVRSLMHPVYERGKIASWVAPPRQGINGKPFDYEYVYLT, encoded by the coding sequence ATGCCGGAAAAGATCGACTACGACGCCAAGATCCCGAACAACGTGCACCTCGCCGACGACCGGAGGCTGCAGCGCGCGCTGGAGGGCTGGCAGCCGAAGTTCATGAACTGGTGGGGCGAGATGGGTCCCACGCTCGAGACCGAGGGCGTCTACCTGCGCACCGCGGTCAGCGTCGGGCGCGAGGGCTGGGCACACTTCGACCACGTCAACGTGCCGGATTACCGCTGGGGCATCTTCTTGGCCGAGCGGGATCCGGACCGCCGGATCGCGTTCGGAGAGCACGCCGGCGACGCGGTGTGGCAGCAGGTGCCCGGCGAGTACCGCGCCGACCTGCAGCGGCTGATCGTGATCCAAGGCGACACCGAGCCGGCGTCGGTCGAGCAGCAGCGACTGCTCGGGCTGACCGCCCCTTCGCTGTATGACCTGCGGAACCTCTTCCAGGTGAACGTGGAGGAGGGGCGGCACCTGTGGGCGATGGTCTACCTGCTGCACGCCTACTTCGGCCGGGAAGGCCGCGACGAGGCCGAGGGCCTGCTGCTGCGCAACTCCGGCAGCCCGGACGCGCCGCGGATCCTCGGCGCGTTCAACGAGGAAACCGCCGACTGGCTCGCGTTCTACATGTTCACCTACTTCACGGACCGGGACGGGAAGTACCAGCTCGGGACGTTGAAGGAGAGTTCGTTCGACCCGTTGTCGCGCACCTGCGAGTTCATGCTCAAGGAAGAGGCGCACCACATGATGGTGGGCACCACCGGCGTCGACCGGGTGGTGCAGCGCAGCGCGGAGCTGATCCGCGAGCACGACACCTATGACATCGCTTCGCACGGCGGCATCCCGCTCGACCTGATCCAGCGGTACCTGAACTTCCACTACACCGTGTCGCTCGACCTGTTCGGCAGCGAGACCTCCACGAACGCGGCGAACTACTACACCGCCGGGCTCAAGGGCCGCTGGCAGGAAACCCGGCGGAAGGACGACCACAAGCTCACCGACGACAGCCGCGTGCTGGACCGTCCGCGCGACGACGGCACCTGGACGTCGGAGGAGATGCAGGCGATCCTGCTGCTGAACCTCGATCTGCGCGGCGAGTACACCGCGGACTGCCAGACCGGCGTGAACCGGTGGAACAAGATCCTCGGCGACGCGGGCATCGACTTCCGGTTCGCGTTGCCGCACCCTGGTTTCAACCGCGAGGTGGGCATAAACTCCGGCCACCACGTGACTCCGGACGGCAGCATCGTCGACGAGGCCACGTGGGAGGCAGCGCGGCACAAGTGGCTGCCGACGGCGGAGGACCTGACGTTCGTCCGGTCGCTCATGCACCCGGTGTACGAGCGCGGGAAGATCGCCAGCTGGGTCGCGCCGCCGCGGCAGGGCATCAACGGAAAACCTTTCGACTACGAGTACGTGTACCTCACCTGA
- a CDS encoding benzoate-CoA ligase family protein → MTVPANFNAAEYLLGRGRPDALAVVSPRRTLSYRELAAESRRVAARLRALGVRPEERVMFCMVDDVELLSGILGAMLAGAVAVPVSTMVTGLELGRVLADSRARVLCVSGEFSAQAVAALTGAPEVTDVVLDRADPAEFPAGVRTHRWPLSGPDDLAPASTWEDSPALWLYTSGTTGQPKGAMHRHASIREVCSTYADQVLEVSSSDRFLSVPKLFFAYGLGNSAFFPLSCGGTTLLEPTRPTPGLIAARARADRPTLFFAVPTFYAALLASDVPDDSFSSVRHAVSAGEPLPAALLTRFRDRFGVEILDGIGSTEALHIFLSNRPRAVRPGSTGVAVPGYSVELRDEQGAVIRESGRAGELFVAGPSLATGYWARYEATKQVFQGSWLRTGDSYVRNEDGTYTCLGRFGDMLKAGGIWVSPSEVEERLLQHPAVAEVAVVAAPDEDGLDKPVACVVAAPSATVDAEELIEFCREGLAAFKRPRGVVEMAELPKTATGKVRRNVIREQVRESLRTPQPQP, encoded by the coding sequence ATGACGGTTCCCGCGAACTTCAACGCCGCGGAGTACCTGCTCGGCCGCGGCCGTCCGGACGCGCTCGCAGTCGTGTCTCCGCGCCGCACGCTCAGCTACCGCGAACTCGCCGCCGAGTCGCGTCGGGTCGCCGCCAGGCTGCGCGCGCTCGGCGTGCGGCCGGAGGAGCGGGTGATGTTCTGCATGGTCGACGACGTCGAGCTGCTGAGCGGGATCCTCGGCGCGATGCTCGCCGGCGCGGTCGCGGTGCCGGTGTCCACTATGGTCACCGGGCTGGAGCTGGGCCGGGTGCTGGCCGATTCGCGGGCGCGGGTGCTGTGCGTTTCCGGCGAATTCTCCGCGCAGGCGGTGGCCGCGCTGACCGGCGCGCCCGAGGTCACCGACGTGGTGCTGGATCGTGCGGACCCAGCGGAGTTCCCGGCCGGGGTGCGCACTCATCGGTGGCCGCTGTCCGGTCCGGACGATCTGGCGCCGGCGTCCACTTGGGAGGATTCGCCGGCGCTGTGGCTGTACACGTCGGGGACCACCGGGCAGCCGAAGGGGGCGATGCATCGGCACGCGAGCATCCGCGAGGTGTGCTCGACCTACGCTGATCAGGTACTCGAAGTGTCCTCTTCGGACCGGTTCCTGTCGGTGCCGAAGCTGTTTTTCGCGTACGGGCTGGGTAATTCGGCGTTCTTTCCGCTCTCCTGCGGTGGTACGACCCTGTTGGAACCGACGCGTCCGACGCCGGGGTTGATCGCCGCGCGGGCGCGGGCGGATCGGCCGACGCTGTTCTTCGCGGTGCCGACGTTCTATGCGGCACTGCTGGCCAGTGACGTCCCGGACGATTCGTTTTCCTCGGTGCGGCACGCCGTTTCGGCGGGTGAACCGTTGCCCGCGGCATTGCTCACGCGGTTTCGGGACCGGTTCGGCGTTGAGATCCTGGACGGGATCGGTTCGACCGAGGCGCTGCACATCTTCCTGTCCAACCGGCCGCGGGCGGTGCGGCCGGGCAGTACCGGGGTCGCGGTTCCCGGGTACTCTGTCGAGCTTCGCGACGAGCAGGGCGCGGTGATCCGGGAATCTGGCCGGGCAGGCGAATTGTTCGTCGCCGGTCCGTCCCTCGCGACCGGGTACTGGGCGCGTTACGAGGCGACGAAACAGGTTTTCCAGGGTTCGTGGCTGCGCACCGGCGACAGCTACGTGCGCAACGAGGACGGTACGTATACCTGTCTCGGCCGGTTCGGCGACATGCTGAAGGCGGGCGGTATCTGGGTTTCTCCGTCCGAAGTGGAGGAGCGGCTGCTGCAGCATCCGGCAGTGGCCGAGGTGGCGGTGGTCGCCGCGCCGGACGAGGACGGGTTGGACAAACCGGTGGCGTGTGTCGTCGCCGCGCCATCGGCCACTGTGGACGCGGAGGAGCTGATCGAATTTTGCCGGGAAGGCTTGGCGGCGTTCAAACGGCCGCGCGGCGTGGTGGAGATGGCGGAGCTGCCGAAGACCGCCACCGGGAAGGTTCGGCGGAACGTGATCCGCGAACAGGTGCGCGAGTCGCTGCGGACGCCGCAGCCGCAACCGTGA
- a CDS encoding amidohydrolase family protein codes for MIDEHFVVDAHVHTPRLPTLKPAWLDWAREFAGEYPWRTVYDAEGTVIPAAMDDLMASEGVDRVLLFSEYSPRATGIQPIEDNLPLAEYNPERFRLVANVNPHLHHPLAAEVERQLALGAVALKIHPVHGAFSPADKELYPVYALCAERGVPVILHSGLSVFPGSRASYGDPALLSDVVEDFPSVNFVFAHGGRGWWYDVAAFMAQSRPNVWLDLAGLPPKKLPEYYARFDLVRLARKWIFGTDWPGVPGTATNVRAVADLGLPADVLEGVLSGNAVRLMPGLR; via the coding sequence ATGATCGACGAGCACTTCGTGGTGGATGCCCACGTACACACTCCCCGGCTGCCGACACTGAAACCGGCGTGGCTCGACTGGGCGCGCGAGTTCGCGGGTGAATACCCGTGGCGCACGGTGTACGACGCCGAGGGCACGGTGATCCCGGCTGCGATGGACGACCTGATGGCGAGCGAGGGCGTCGATCGGGTGCTGTTGTTCTCCGAATACAGCCCGCGGGCGACCGGGATCCAGCCGATTGAGGACAATCTGCCGCTGGCCGAATACAACCCGGAACGGTTTCGCCTGGTGGCGAACGTCAACCCGCATCTGCATCATCCGCTGGCCGCCGAGGTGGAACGGCAGCTCGCGCTCGGCGCGGTAGCGCTGAAGATCCACCCGGTGCACGGCGCGTTTTCCCCCGCGGACAAGGAGCTGTACCCGGTCTATGCGCTGTGCGCCGAACGCGGCGTGCCGGTGATCCTCCATTCTGGACTGTCGGTGTTCCCCGGCTCGCGCGCGAGTTACGGCGATCCCGCGCTGTTGTCCGACGTGGTCGAGGATTTCCCGTCGGTGAACTTCGTATTCGCGCACGGCGGCCGGGGCTGGTGGTACGACGTAGCGGCGTTCATGGCCCAGTCGCGGCCGAACGTCTGGCTGGACCTGGCCGGCCTGCCGCCGAAGAAGCTGCCGGAGTACTACGCGCGCTTCGATCTCGTGCGATTGGCGCGAAAGTGGATCTTCGGCACCGACTGGCCCGGTGTCCCGGGCACCGCGACGAACGTCCGCGCGGTAGCCGACCTCGGATTGCCGGCCGACGTGCTGGAAGGCGTGCTGTCCGGCAACGCGGTGCGGCTGATGCCGGGCTTGCGCTGA
- a CDS encoding winged helix-turn-helix transcriptional regulator, with amino-acid sequence MARAATEGPRSGCAINAAVEALGDHWSFLVLRDMIFGDRRYFRELLAGSLEGIASNILSDRLKKLVAAGILTKEEVTRGQRARYSLTEAGIQTVPILFALGNWGLDWREGTPELRTRQELMRAEGPAFIAELMDELRVRHLGAPPVDPAGPGPLERLEAAYQEVARRERSA; translated from the coding sequence ATGGCTCGAGCGGCGACCGAGGGACCGAGGTCCGGCTGCGCGATCAACGCCGCCGTCGAAGCCCTTGGCGATCACTGGTCCTTCCTGGTGCTGCGCGACATGATCTTCGGCGACCGCAGGTACTTCCGGGAACTGCTCGCCGGCTCCCTCGAGGGCATCGCGTCCAACATCCTCAGCGACCGCCTGAAAAAGCTCGTCGCGGCGGGCATTCTCACCAAGGAAGAAGTCACGCGCGGGCAGCGTGCCCGGTACAGCCTCACCGAGGCCGGCATCCAGACCGTGCCGATCCTGTTCGCGCTCGGCAACTGGGGCCTGGACTGGCGCGAAGGCACCCCGGAACTGCGCACCCGCCAGGAACTCATGCGCGCCGAGGGGCCGGCGTTCATCGCGGAACTGATGGACGAACTGCGTGTGCGCCACCTCGGCGCCCCTCCGGTCGACCCGGCCGGCCCCGGTCCGCTGGAGCGGCTCGAGGCGGCGTACCAAGAAGTCGCACGACGAGAGAGAAGCGCCTGA
- a CDS encoding dihydrofolate reductase family protein, translated as MGQVRVDLTISLDGYATTTDQTPEDPMGPDWTRLQAAYMATRTFQERVFHKTGEGTTGVDNDYAAAYFQGVGAEIMGAGMFGLHAHPGDPDWRGWWGPNPPFGCPVFVLTHESRPSLEMEGGTVFHFVQASIEETLSRAREAAGDSDVRIGGGIRVVRSYLAAGLVDRLHVGITPILLGRGENLWADMRELERGYQVRSEVAESGTIHVTFSR; from the coding sequence ATGGGACAAGTGCGTGTCGACCTCACCATCTCCCTCGACGGCTACGCCACAACCACCGACCAGACCCCGGAAGACCCGATGGGCCCGGACTGGACCCGTCTTCAGGCCGCGTACATGGCGACGCGGACCTTCCAGGAGCGCGTCTTCCACAAGACGGGCGAGGGAACCACTGGGGTGGACAACGACTACGCCGCGGCCTACTTCCAGGGCGTCGGCGCCGAAATCATGGGCGCGGGCATGTTCGGCCTGCACGCGCATCCCGGCGACCCGGACTGGCGGGGCTGGTGGGGGCCGAACCCGCCGTTCGGCTGCCCGGTTTTCGTGCTCACCCACGAATCGCGGCCCTCCTTGGAGATGGAAGGAGGGACAGTCTTCCATTTCGTGCAGGCTTCGATCGAGGAAACCCTTTCGCGTGCCCGGGAAGCGGCGGGAGACAGCGACGTCCGCATCGGTGGCGGGATTCGCGTGGTGCGGTCGTACCTGGCGGCCGGGCTGGTGGATCGGCTGCACGTCGGCATCACGCCGATCTTGCTGGGGCGCGGCGAGAATCTCTGGGCGGACATGCGCGAACTCGAACGGGGGTACCAGGTGCGCAGCGAGGTCGCGGAGAGCGGGACTATTCATGTGACGTTCTCTCGCTGA
- a CDS encoding RNA polymerase sigma factor codes for MDDQDEIRRVSARVSRIISANAGLRGEADDACQAAWLEFLTRPPILRDPGALPGWLATVARRYALRAVETRARMTWVDDSRLESRSPVDPPECSVLAAELGSALWRAVDEFPDRHRRLMLLLAHCPDLRHRELAAELGVSPASVSRIRQRCLDVLRRRLEAEGFSCP; via the coding sequence ATGGATGACCAGGACGAGATTCGCCGGGTGTCGGCGAGGGTTTCGCGGATCATCAGCGCGAACGCGGGGCTCCGCGGCGAAGCCGACGACGCCTGCCAGGCGGCCTGGCTGGAATTCCTGACCCGGCCGCCGATCCTGCGCGACCCGGGTGCGTTGCCGGGCTGGCTCGCGACCGTGGCGCGTCGATACGCGTTGCGCGCGGTGGAAACCCGTGCGCGGATGACCTGGGTGGACGATTCGCGGCTGGAATCGCGGTCGCCGGTCGATCCGCCGGAGTGTTCGGTGCTGGCCGCGGAACTGGGCTCCGCACTGTGGCGAGCGGTGGACGAGTTCCCTGACCGGCATCGGCGGCTGATGTTGCTGCTGGCGCATTGTCCGGACCTGAGGCATCGCGAACTGGCGGCTGAGCTGGGGGTGTCGCCCGCGAGTGTGTCGCGGATCCGGCAGCGATGCCTGGACGTTCTCCGGCGCAGGCTGGAGGCGGAAGGTTTCAGCTGTCCGTGA
- a CDS encoding MarR family winged helix-turn-helix transcriptional regulator: protein MLRVTSDPLADPCTDDDEIVTWWGLVIEGYLATQNTLMGEIADRFGLAPASFDILMRLVRSPEHRMPMTRLATEAALSSGGFTKVADRLVAADLICRVPSPHDRRVTFAALTEHGLEVAVAARSACAEILRRIVLTPLGDDAAGLAEAMRTLRSVNG, encoded by the coding sequence GTGTTGCGGGTGACGTCCGATCCCCTCGCCGACCCGTGCACCGACGACGACGAGATCGTGACGTGGTGGGGCCTGGTGATCGAGGGCTACCTGGCCACCCAGAACACGCTGATGGGCGAGATCGCCGACCGGTTCGGCCTGGCCCCGGCGTCGTTCGACATCCTGATGCGCCTGGTGCGCTCGCCGGAACACCGGATGCCGATGACCCGGCTGGCGACCGAAGCGGCCCTGTCCAGCGGCGGATTCACCAAGGTCGCGGACCGGCTGGTCGCGGCGGACCTGATCTGCCGGGTGCCCAGCCCGCACGACCGGCGAGTCACGTTCGCCGCACTGACCGAACACGGACTGGAAGTGGCCGTCGCCGCCCGCTCGGCCTGCGCGGAGATCTTGCGCCGCATCGTGCTGACGCCGCTGGGCGACGACGCGGCCGGACTGGCGGAGGCGATGCGGACTCTCCGGTCGGTGAACGGGTGA
- a CDS encoding dipeptidase, with translation MTELTRAQNLLATTILADGHNDLPWALRMKAGPNPVEAVAAVDLTADQPTLHTDFPKLAAGKLGLQFWSVYVPCEFKGDSAVTAVLEQIEVVHQLAERYPDRLRLVTTADEAEAAFADGRIASLLGAEGGHSISESLGVLRILRRLGVRYMTLTHNFNTTWADSGTDRPEHGGLTEFGREVVREMNRIGMLVDLSHVAPSTMRAALEVSEAPVIFSHSSCRAVNDHPRNIPDDVLAQLPGNGGVAMVTFVPAFVSAAVTEWDNQLKAAMEAAGQEFLDLGQRGRFVETWDAPPKPATTVADVVAHIEHAREVAGIDHIGLGGDYDGVGALPEGLEDVSKYPVLIAALMERGWSDEDCAKLAGQNTLRVLRDVDAKL, from the coding sequence ATGACCGAGCTGACCCGCGCGCAGAACCTGCTCGCCACCACGATCCTCGCCGACGGACACAACGATCTGCCGTGGGCGCTGCGGATGAAAGCCGGGCCCAACCCGGTCGAAGCGGTTGCCGCGGTGGACCTCACCGCGGACCAGCCGACGCTGCACACCGACTTCCCGAAGCTCGCCGCGGGCAAGCTCGGCCTGCAGTTCTGGTCGGTGTACGTGCCGTGCGAGTTCAAGGGCGACAGCGCGGTCACCGCGGTGCTCGAACAGATCGAGGTGGTGCACCAGCTGGCTGAGCGCTATCCGGACCGGCTCCGCCTGGTGACCACGGCGGACGAGGCCGAGGCTGCCTTCGCGGACGGGCGGATCGCTTCCCTGCTGGGAGCCGAAGGCGGCCACAGCATCTCGGAATCCCTTGGCGTGCTGCGGATCCTGCGCCGTCTCGGGGTCCGGTACATGACGCTGACGCACAACTTCAACACCACCTGGGCGGACTCCGGCACCGACCGGCCCGAACACGGCGGGCTGACCGAGTTCGGCCGCGAGGTCGTTCGGGAGATGAACCGGATCGGCATGCTCGTCGACCTTTCGCACGTCGCGCCGAGCACCATGCGCGCCGCGCTCGAGGTGTCCGAGGCACCGGTGATCTTCAGTCATTCGTCCTGCCGCGCGGTCAACGACCACCCCCGCAACATTCCGGACGACGTCCTCGCCCAGTTGCCCGGCAACGGCGGCGTCGCGATGGTCACCTTCGTGCCCGCCTTCGTCTCGGCCGCGGTCACCGAATGGGACAACCAGCTCAAGGCCGCCATGGAAGCCGCCGGACAGGAGTTCCTGGACCTCGGCCAGCGCGGCCGGTTCGTCGAGACCTGGGACGCGCCGCCCAAGCCGGCCACGACGGTCGCGGACGTCGTCGCGCACATCGAGCACGCCCGCGAGGTCGCCGGCATCGACCACATCGGGCTCGGCGGCGACTACGACGGCGTCGGCGCGCTGCCCGAAGGGTTGGAGGACGTGTCGAAGTATCCGGTGCTCATCGCTGCCCTGATGGAGCGCGGCTGGAGCGACGAGGACTGCGCGAAACTCGCCGGCCAGAACACGCTGCGCGTGCTGCGCGACGTCGACGCGAAGCTGTGA
- a CDS encoding LapA family protein, protein MSHARNDGPDRVAKSEIPEAPGAEVPGALDPAGAPAGEAVPPAVTKPPARKPGKMKPTRISGTWIAVVVAIVVLAFLLVFILQNLDTATVHFLGASGSMPLAVAMLFSAIAGAALVALIGGARILQLRKQARRRR, encoded by the coding sequence ATGTCTCACGCGCGAAATGACGGCCCCGACCGGGTCGCGAAATCGGAGATCCCCGAGGCGCCGGGCGCCGAGGTGCCCGGCGCGCTCGACCCGGCCGGCGCTCCCGCCGGCGAAGCCGTACCGCCGGCCGTAACGAAACCGCCTGCCCGTAAACCCGGCAAGATGAAGCCGACGCGGATCAGCGGCACCTGGATCGCCGTGGTCGTGGCGATCGTGGTGCTGGCGTTCCTGCTGGTCTTCATCCTGCAGAACCTGGACACCGCGACCGTCCACTTCCTCGGCGCGTCCGGCTCGATGCCGCTCGCGGTGGCGATGCTCTTCTCCGCCATCGCGGGCGCGGCGCTGGTCGCGCTGATCGGCGGAGCGCGCATCCTCCAGCTGCGGAAACAAGCGCGCCGCCGCCGCTGA
- a CDS encoding maleylpyruvate isomerase family mycothiol-dependent enzyme codes for MTAPWGPPIDVLPLLAREEQALIDVLSGLRAAEWAKPAAGEWTVHDLTAHVLGLKLRRLSRERDGHAGDGPVEAWVPAFRLMSPEVLFAMFVDSTAQLTELWKHRDLDGPAPLWLTVARDYAEQWVHHQQIREAVGVPLLDEPEFRTPVVDTFLRSLPQALRDIAARTGRQVACTIDGAGRWTVRAASDGWAIDRGAATSRSPLATLTVDADAFWRSCSGLPAAKAQVSGDPAVCEILLSLRAPEWCRL; via the coding sequence ATGACCGCGCCGTGGGGACCGCCGATCGACGTGCTGCCGCTGCTCGCCCGCGAGGAACAAGCGCTGATCGACGTGCTGTCCGGGCTGCGGGCGGCGGAGTGGGCCAAGCCGGCGGCCGGCGAGTGGACGGTGCACGACCTCACCGCGCACGTGCTGGGCTTGAAGCTGCGGCGGCTGTCCCGGGAGCGGGACGGGCACGCCGGCGACGGGCCGGTCGAGGCGTGGGTGCCGGCGTTCCGGCTGATGTCGCCGGAGGTGCTGTTCGCGATGTTCGTGGACAGCACCGCCCAGCTGACCGAACTGTGGAAGCACCGCGACCTGGACGGACCGGCTCCGTTGTGGCTGACCGTCGCCCGGGACTATGCCGAGCAGTGGGTGCACCACCAGCAGATCCGCGAGGCGGTGGGCGTGCCGCTGCTCGACGAGCCGGAGTTTCGGACGCCCGTCGTGGACACGTTCCTGCGGTCCCTGCCGCAGGCGTTGCGCGACATCGCCGCGCGGACCGGGCGGCAGGTGGCGTGCACGATCGACGGGGCCGGGCGATGGACGGTGCGAGCCGCTTCGGACGGATGGGCGATCGACCGCGGGGCAGCCACGTCTCGGTCTCCGCTCGCGACGCTGACGGTGGACGCGGACGCGTTCTGGCGGTCCTGCAGCGGCCTTCCGGCAGCGAAGGCGCAGGTCAGCGGGGATCCCGCGGTATGCGAGATCCTGCTGAGCCTGCGCGCTCCGGAGTGGTGCCGGCTCTGA